A stretch of DNA from Microbacterium croceum:
CTGCATGCGCACACTGCGACAGATCCAGGGTCGCGAGGCCATCACCGTGCGCCGTCTCTGACCACGGCGCGGAGACGTTCGCGGGTCACTACATCCGATCCCCCGTCGGCTCCGAACAAGCCTGGACCACACCGGCGACGGTGGAACAGGAGACGATCATGGCGCAGCGCAGCAGTGGCAAGAGGTTCTTCGTGTGGGCTGCTCTCGCGGGTGTGATCGGCGGCGGGGTGTTCCTCGCGACGGCTGAGCTGTTCGCGTTGCTGTTCGCGCGCGCGGCCAGCCCGATCCTCGCGGTGGGCGGTTTCGTGATCGACATCGTGCCGCAGCCGTTCAAGGAGTTCGCGATCGCCACCTTCGGCGAGTACGACAAGATCGCGCTGCTGGCGGGCCTCGGTCTCGCCGTGGTCATCGCCTCGGCGATCGCCGGCATCCTGCAGCTGGTGCGTCCGCCGCTCGGGGTGGTCGCCCTGGTGATCGCGGGGGTGCTGTCCACCGCGGCGATCGTGACCCGTGCTGCCGTGTCGCCGCTGGCGTTCCTGCCCCCGGTGCTCGGCACCGTCGCGGGGTCGTTCATCCTCGTGCTCCTGATCCGCCGTCTGCGCGCGTGGCGGGCCTCGGTCGTCGGCGTGCGGACGGATGACGCGGCCGAGACCGTTCCGGCCGATGTCGAACCCGTCGACGGCGCGCCCGTCCGGCCCGGCTTCGATCGTCGCCGCTTCTTCATGCTCACCGCGGTCGCCGGAGCATCCGCCCTGATCGTCGGCATCACGGCCCGCACCGTGAGCATGGCGGTGTCGTCGGTCGAGGCCATCCGCGGCGCGCTCAAGCTGCCTGCCCCGAAGTCGAAGGTCATGGTCCCGGATGGCGCCGAGCTCGACATCCCCGGGCTCAGCAAGCTGTTCACTCCGAACAAGGACTTCTACCGCGTCGACACCGCGCTCACGGTTCCCACGATCGACCCGGAGACCTGGCGACTCGTGATCGACGGCATGGTCGACCAGCGGGTCGAGATGAGCTTCCAGGACCTCCTCGACATGGGCTTGGACGAGTACGCCATCACGCTCACGTGCGTGTCGAACGAGGTCGGCGGCGAGCTGGTCGGCAACGCGAAGTGGCTCGGGGTGCCGCTGCGTGACGTGCTGAAGAAGGCGGGCGTGAAGTCCGGAGCCGACATGGTGCTCTCCCGCAGCGTCGACGGCTACACCGCGAGCACCCCGCTCTCGGCGCTGACCGACGACAACCTCGATGCGATCCTCGCGGTGGCGATGAACGGAGAGCCGCTGCCGCTCGAGCACGGCTTCCCCGTGCGCATGGTCGTGCCGGGGCTCTACGGCTACGTGTCGGCGACCAAATGGCTCACCGAGCTCAAGGTCACGACCTTCGCCGACGACGAGGCCTACTGGACGCCCCGCGGCTACAGCGCGGAGGCGCCGATCAAGTTCTCTTCGCGTGTCGACACCCCCAAGCTCGGCGAGGCCGTCGACGCGGGGAGGATCCCGATCGCGGGAGTGGCCTGGGCGCAGTCGGTCGGCATCGACCGGGTCGAGGTGCGCATCGACGACGGGGACTGGGTTCCTGCCACGCTGTCGACGCCCGTCAACGACGACACCTGGGTGCAGTGGTTCATGGAGTGGGATGCCACTTCGGGCACCCACTACGTCGCCGTGCGGGCCGTGAACAAGAACGGCGACCTGCAGATCGAGGAGCGCGCCCCGATCGCCCCCAACGGCTCGTCCGGCTGGCAGCGCTCACTCATCCGGGTCACCTGAGACCGGTGCGCGGCCGCACGCCCGGGCCTAGGGTGGGAGCCATGACGCCGCGCCCCGCACTCGTGATCACCGTCTCCGACCGATCGGCCGCGGGTGAGCGCGAGGACCGCGCAGGCCCGATCGCCGTCGAGCTGCTGCGGGAGGCCGGATGGCACTGCCCGGATGCCGAGATCATCCCCGACGGCGCGAGCGCGGTGGCGGATGCCCTGCGGCGCGCCCTCGCCCGCGGCATCCGGCTGGTCGTGACCACGGGCGGAACGGGAGTCGGTCCCCGTGATCTGACGCCCGAGGGGACGCGCCGGGTGATCACCCGCGAGATCCCCGGGATCGCGGAGGAGCTGCGTCGCAGCGGCCGCGCCGACACCCCGCTGTCGGTGCTGTCGCGCGGGCTGACCGGCATCGTGGACCCTGCGGGCATGCTCGTGGTGAATCTTCCGGGTTCCCCGCGTGCCGTGGCATCCGGCGTGCCCGTGGTGCTCGGCGTCGCCGGGCACATCCTGGATCAGGTGGAAGGCGGAGATCACTCATGAACGATGTACGACTGGCTGTGGTGTCGGAGGAGCGGCTCGATCTCGATACGCATCTCACCGCCGTGGAGGACCCCCGCCTCGGCGCGGTGACGACCTTCGTCGGACGCGTGCGCGACAACGACCCGGATGCCGCGACGCCCGTCGTCGGCCTCGAATACAGCGCTCACCCGGATGCCGAGGCGACGCTGCGGCGGATCGCCCAGGCGGCCGGCGCCGAGGCAGATGCTCCGGCCGTGGTGGCGGTGAGTCACCGGATCGGACGCCTCGACGTCGGCGACGCGGCCGTCGTGATCGCGGTCGCCTCCGAGCATCGCGCGGAGGCCTTCGAGGTGTGCCGGGCCGTGATCGAGGCGATCAAGAGCGACCTGCCGGTGTGGAAGCGGCAGCTCGAGGTCGACGGGACCTCGTCATGGAAGGGCATCGGCGGCTGAGCCGAGGTGGTATCCCGTCGGTCCGGCATCCGCCCCTGGCCTTGGCGCGCCGTGTGCAGGAGATCTCGCGGGTTGCAGGAGGAATCGCCCCGGATCGGTCCTGCAGGTGGCCGTCGGTCCTGCAGGTCGCGGGGTCAGCCGGTGGCGCGCCGCGGGGTCAGCCGCCGGCGAACGGCGGGAGGATGTCGATGAGCTCGACGTCGTCCAGGGCGAGGTCGCCGTCGGTGCGCACCCCGTCTATCATGACGGCGCAGCGCGGCAGGATGTCGGCCAGAGCCGGATGCGCGGCCACGACCGCTGCGCGCAGCGCGACGAGTGAGGCCTCGTTGCGCTCCTCGCTGTCGGCGCCCACGGCCTCGGCTGCGGCGGCGAAGTAGCGCACGCGCGTCATCGGGAGTCCCCGGAGCCGATGAAGGGGGCATCCTCGCCGGGGCGCACCCAGTCGCCGGAGCGTCCGCCCGACTTCGCCACGATGCGCACGTCCTCGATCACGACCGCACGGTCGACGCCCTTGATCATGTCGACGATCGCGAGAGCCGTCACGGATACGGCCGTGAGCGCTTCCATCTCGACCCCCGTGCGGTCGGCGGTGCCCACCGTCGCCTCGACGCGCACGCCGTCGTCGACGATCTCGAGCTCGACGCTCGCACGGTGCACGCCGATCACGTGTGCGAGCGGCAGCAGCGACGCGGTGGACTTGGCCGCCTGGATGCCGGCGATGCGCGCCACCGCGAGCACGTCGCCCTTGGGCACGGTGCCGTCGCGGAGGGCAGCGATCACGTCGGCGCTGCAGCGCACGAATCCGCGGGCTGTCGCCGTGCGGATGGTCGGCTGCTTCGCGGTCACGTCGACCATGTGGGCGCGGCCGGCGGCGTCAAGGTGAGTGAAGCTCATCCCACCAGCATGACATCGATCGCATCCCCCACGGCGACGGCCTCGACCTCGGCCGGAACGATCGCGAACGCGTGGGCGCGTGCGAGTCCGCCGGCCAGGTGCGATCCCGATCCGCCCGCGGTGGCGGGGCGCACGGTGCGGGCCGCGAGGTCGACGACCGCCGGGAGGTACTGGCGGCGGCCAGGCGGCGTGGTCCATGCCGCATCGGCGGTGAACGCTGCACGTGGCCGCTGGATCTCGGTGCGCCCCTGCAGCGCGAGCAGGGCGGGGCGCACGAACACCTCGAACGAGACGGCGACGCTGACGGGGTTGCCCGGAAGTCCGAACACCAGGGTCCCGCCGTTCAGCACGCCGAAGGCCTGCGGCTTGCCCGGCTGCATCGCGACGCTCGCGAACTCCACCTCGCCTTGGCCGTCGAAGGCGCCGCGCACCGGTTCGTAGGCCCCGGCGCTCACGCCGCCGGTGAAGACGATCACATCGGCGCCGAGCGCGACGGCCTCGGCGGTCACGGCGCGCACGGCGTCGGCGTCATCCGTCACCCGCGCGACCAGCACGACCTCGGCGTCGGCGTCGGCGACGAGCTGCTCGAGCAGCGGCCCGTTGGAGTCGGGGATGCGCCCGCGGGTCACGGCCTCGCCGGGGGCGAGCAGCTCGCTCCCCGTCGACACGACGGCCACGCGGGGCGCGCGCGTGACGGTGACATCGGCGACGCCGGCGGCCACCGCTGCCGCGACCTGGAAGGCGCCCAGGCGCTCACCGGGGCGCACCACCTCGTCGCCCGCGCGCAGGTCGGCGCCGCGCCGGCGCACGAACACGCCGGGTTTCGCGGGTGCGCGCAGCACCCGCACCTCGCCGAAGGAGTCGGCGAGCCCGCCCTCCGTGTCCTCGAACGGCACGATCACGTCGGCGTCGGCGGGCGTGGGAGATCCGGTCATGATGCGGGCGGCCTCGCCCGGGGCCAGCGGCGGGTCGAGGGCGACGCCCGCCGGCAGGTCGGCGACCACTCGCAGAGTGATCGGGTTGTCCTCGGATGCCGCGGCGACATCGGCTCCGCGCACCGCGAACCCATCCATCGCCGAGTTGTCGAACAGCGGGATGTCGTGGGCTGCGGCGGCGGGGGCCGCCAGCGTCCGTCCCGCTGCTGTACGCACCGGACGAGTCTCGGGCGGGAGCACCCGCACCGCGGCGAGCACGCGGGCGAGCTGTTCCTCGACCGTGCGACGCCCGCTCATGCGTGCACCTCCGCCGTTGCAGACGAGGCCGGGCGGATCGCGATCTCGTGCTGACGCGCGGTGAGCGCGTCGATCACCGCGAGTCGACCGAGCAGGGGTTCCCCGGCGCCGGTGACGAGCTTGATCACTTCGCCGGCCAGCATCCCGCCGACCTGCACGCACAGCGCGCCGAGCACCCCGACCTGGGCGCAGCTGGGTGGTTCGCCCTCGGTGCCAGGCGGGAAGAGATCGGCGAGCACCACCGGTTCGCCCATGCGCGGTGCCGACCAGAACACGGTGACCTGTGCGTGCCACTCCTGCACGGCGCCCCATACGACGGGCAGTCCGAGGGATTCGGCTGCGGCGGCGACGTCGCGGCGGGTGGCGAAGGAGTCGCTCGTGTCGACCACGACATCCGTGCCCGAGAGCAAGCGGGCGGCGTTGACGGCATCCAGTCGTTCGGGCACCTGCGTCACAGCGGTCTGCGGGGCGAGCGCCAGGACGGCGCGGGCGGCCGACTCGGTCTTGCGGGTGCCGATGTCGTCGACACGATGCGCGAGCTGGCGCTGCAGGTTGGTGAGCTCCACGATGTCGTCGTCGATCACGGTGATCGATCCGACCCCCGCAGCCGCCAGGGCCAGCAGCACCGGGGAGCCGAGCCCTCCTGCGCCGACGACCGCGACGCGCGCGGCGCTCAGACGGCGCTGCCCTTGTTCTCCGATGCCCGCGAGCACGGCATGTCTGGCGGTGCGGACGAGTTCTGCCGGGTCCAGCGCGGGGGCGGGGGCGACGAGAGGCTGCATGGGTTCAGCGTATGCCCGCGCGGGACGAGGCACTCCCGTGCGCCGCTCGGCCGTGCAGCCGCTGCGCTCCGTCAGCTGGTTCCTCTCGCGGTGGCTGCCCTGCGGCCGTTGTGCGCGAGCGGGGGATGCGGGGCGGATTCGAGCAGCGCTTCGAGTCGGCGAAGCGCGCGCATATGGCGGGTCCGCGCGGTCGATGCGTTGATGCGCAGAAGTCGCGCGGCCTCGGCGATGGTGAAGTCGTCCCAATAGATGAGCATCAGGAGTTCCGCCTCCCGTTCATCGAGGCGCCGCAGCGCCGCGCGGACACCATCGGCGCGCATCGCGGCCTCGACGATCGCATCCGCCGAATCGACCCGAGACGGTGCGTCGCGAAGGTGGCGACGCAGCG
This window harbors:
- a CDS encoding molybdopterin-dependent oxidoreductase encodes the protein MAQRSSGKRFFVWAALAGVIGGGVFLATAELFALLFARAASPILAVGGFVIDIVPQPFKEFAIATFGEYDKIALLAGLGLAVVIASAIAGILQLVRPPLGVVALVIAGVLSTAAIVTRAAVSPLAFLPPVLGTVAGSFILVLLIRRLRAWRASVVGVRTDDAAETVPADVEPVDGAPVRPGFDRRRFFMLTAVAGASALIVGITARTVSMAVSSVEAIRGALKLPAPKSKVMVPDGAELDIPGLSKLFTPNKDFYRVDTALTVPTIDPETWRLVIDGMVDQRVEMSFQDLLDMGLDEYAITLTCVSNEVGGELVGNAKWLGVPLRDVLKKAGVKSGADMVLSRSVDGYTASTPLSALTDDNLDAILAVAMNGEPLPLEHGFPVRMVVPGLYGYVSATKWLTELKVTTFADDEAYWTPRGYSAEAPIKFSSRVDTPKLGEAVDAGRIPIAGVAWAQSVGIDRVEVRIDDGDWVPATLSTPVNDDTWVQWFMEWDATSGTHYVAVRAVNKNGDLQIEERAPIAPNGSSGWQRSLIRVT
- a CDS encoding MogA/MoaB family molybdenum cofactor biosynthesis protein; translated protein: MTPRPALVITVSDRSAAGEREDRAGPIAVELLREAGWHCPDAEIIPDGASAVADALRRALARGIRLVVTTGGTGVGPRDLTPEGTRRVITREIPGIAEELRRSGRADTPLSVLSRGLTGIVDPAGMLVVNLPGSPRAVASGVPVVLGVAGHILDQVEGGDHS
- a CDS encoding molybdenum cofactor biosynthesis protein MoaE, which codes for MNDVRLAVVSEERLDLDTHLTAVEDPRLGAVTTFVGRVRDNDPDAATPVVGLEYSAHPDAEATLRRIAQAAGAEADAPAVVAVSHRIGRLDVGDAAVVIAVASEHRAEAFEVCRAVIEAIKSDLPVWKRQLEVDGTSSWKGIGG
- a CDS encoding MoaD/ThiS family protein, with translation MTRVRYFAAAAEAVGADSEERNEASLVALRAAVVAAHPALADILPRCAVMIDGVRTDGDLALDDVELIDILPPFAGG
- the moaC gene encoding cyclic pyranopterin monophosphate synthase MoaC, which codes for MSFTHLDAAGRAHMVDVTAKQPTIRTATARGFVRCSADVIAALRDGTVPKGDVLAVARIAGIQAAKSTASLLPLAHVIGVHRASVELEIVDDGVRVEATVGTADRTGVEMEALTAVSVTALAIVDMIKGVDRAVVIEDVRIVAKSGGRSGDWVRPGEDAPFIGSGDSR
- a CDS encoding molybdopterin molybdotransferase MoeA, whose translation is MSGRRTVEEQLARVLAAVRVLPPETRPVRTAAGRTLAAPAAAAHDIPLFDNSAMDGFAVRGADVAAASEDNPITLRVVADLPAGVALDPPLAPGEAARIMTGSPTPADADVIVPFEDTEGGLADSFGEVRVLRAPAKPGVFVRRRGADLRAGDEVVRPGERLGAFQVAAAVAAGVADVTVTRAPRVAVVSTGSELLAPGEAVTRGRIPDSNGPLLEQLVADADAEVVLVARVTDDADAVRAVTAEAVALGADVIVFTGGVSAGAYEPVRGAFDGQGEVEFASVAMQPGKPQAFGVLNGGTLVFGLPGNPVSVAVSFEVFVRPALLALQGRTEIQRPRAAFTADAAWTTPPGRRQYLPAVVDLAARTVRPATAGGSGSHLAGGLARAHAFAIVPAEVEAVAVGDAIDVMLVG
- a CDS encoding HesA/MoeB/ThiF family protein, which translates into the protein MQPLVAPAPALDPAELVRTARHAVLAGIGEQGQRRLSAARVAVVGAGGLGSPVLLALAAAGVGSITVIDDDIVELTNLQRQLAHRVDDIGTRKTESAARAVLALAPQTAVTQVPERLDAVNAARLLSGTDVVVDTSDSFATRRDVAAAAESLGLPVVWGAVQEWHAQVTVFWSAPRMGEPVVLADLFPPGTEGEPPSCAQVGVLGALCVQVGGMLAGEVIKLVTGAGEPLLGRLAVIDALTARQHEIAIRPASSATAEVHA
- a CDS encoding RNA polymerase sigma factor; amino-acid sequence: MGPRPLPEELRAWVEIVVQDNADDLLRYLARRVHPREDAADLLGKVLLILWEKGARVPTTDEAARMWCFGIARNVLREHRRRALKSLDLADALRRHLRDAPSRVDSADAIVEAAMRADGVRAALRRLDEREAELLMLIYWDDFTIAEAARLLRINASTARTRHMRALRRLEALLESAPHPPLAHNGRRAATARGTS